The following coding sequences lie in one Anticarsia gemmatalis isolate Benzon Research Colony breed Stoneville strain chromosome 16, ilAntGemm2 primary, whole genome shotgun sequence genomic window:
- the LOC142979287 gene encoding segmentation protein Runt-like, translating into MHLPHASPPAPSMADVYSHIHEYYRQSHGELVQTGSPAVLCSALPGHWRSNKSLPVAFKVVALDDVQDGTLVTIKAGNDENAMAELRNCTAVMKNQVAKFNDLRFVGRSGRGKSFSLTITISTFPSQVATYTKAIKVTVDGPREPRTKQNYGYGHPGAFSPFLLNPGWLDAAYLNYAWADYFRPPQMNQTAALVKGGAGPITTPPVTLPGADLFPFPPAITNLPPGGLIPPPGAFLPPNGLLPFPPHPADLALKTLPPELSLKNGVNPYDAIRHLQSNMSIDTSSARLSPTSSRQSGSPRSLLNASPDRSKADSKSEVNSIHDATISDESDEEPIEVVKSAFHPTRPANVELQEMKRVQAADSTVADRPRIRNELKAPSQRTTRVLSSSPTSTKISNGAISTHKSVWRPY; encoded by the exons ATGCACCTCCCGCACGCGAGCCCTCCGGCCCCCAGCATGGCGGACGTCTATTCACACATCCACGAGTACTACCGGCAGAGTCACGGTGAGCTGGTGCAGACTGGCTCCCCGGCGGTGCTGTGCTCGGCGCTCCCGGGACACTGGAGGTCCAACAAGTCGCTGCCGGTGGCTTTCAAAGTAGTTGCCTTGGACGACGTGCAAGATGGTACTTTGGTCACCATCAAGGCTGGAAATGATGAGAACGCAATGGCAGAATTGAGGAATTGTACCGCGGTCATGAAGAACCAGGTCGCGAAATTCAACGATCTGAGATTCGTGGGACGCAGCGGTCGCGGGAAGTCTTTCTCACTCACCATCACCATCAGCACGTTCCCAAGCCAAGTGGCTACTTACACCAAAGCGATCAAAGTCACCGTCGACGGCCCCCGAGAACCTAGAACTAAACAAA ATTATGGTTACGGTCACCCCGGCGCGTTCAGTCCTTTCTTGTTGAACCCCGGTTGGCTGGATGCGGCATACCTCAACTACGCCTGGGCTGACTACTTCAGGCCACCACAAATGAACCAAACCGCTGCACTTGTTAAAG GTGGCGCAGGCCCTATCACAACACCTCCCGTCACGTTGCCAGGAGCAGATCTGTTCCCGTTCCCTCCAGCGATAACGAATCTTCCACCTGGTGGACTCATCCCACCTCCAGGAGCATTTTTACCACCAAACGGTCTCCTGCCGTTCCCGCCGCACCCAGCAGACCTTGCATTAAAAACGCTCCCACCAGAACTATCTTTAAAGAATGGAGTAAACCCATACGATGCCATTAGACACCTTCAAAGCAATATGTCAATCGACACCTCAAGCGCAAGGCTATCTCCAACAAGCAGCCGGCAGAGTGGTAGCCCGAGGAGCTTGCTTAACGCTAGTCCTGATAGATCAAAAGCTGATTCCAAGTCTGAAGTTAACTCAATACATGATGCAACGATCTCCGATGAGTCTGATGAAGAACCAATTGAAGTAGTGAAATCAGCATTCCACCCGACACGGCCTGCGAACGTAGAACTGCAAGAGATGAAAAGGGTCCAAGCCGCAGACTCCACAGTCGCGGACAGGCCAAGGATCCGCAATGAACTAAAAGCGCCCTCGCAGCGCACCACCAGAGTGCTCTCATCTAGTCCCACGTCAACCAAAATCTCAAACGGTGCGATATCAACGCATAAATCAGTGTGGCGGCCATATTGA